Proteins co-encoded in one Cupriavidus metallidurans CH34 genomic window:
- the fliE gene encoding flagellar hook-basal body complex protein FliE: protein MTISSIEGMLQQMRATAQVAGGGAAPQEASAATESFAGELQRSLQRLNATQDRAYGKAEAFEMGKAGVSLNDVMIDMQKANISFQTAVQVRNRLTAAYQEMMNMPV from the coding sequence ATGACCATTTCTTCCATCGAGGGCATGCTCCAGCAAATGCGCGCCACCGCGCAGGTGGCCGGCGGCGGCGCCGCGCCCCAGGAGGCATCGGCGGCAACCGAAAGCTTCGCGGGCGAGCTGCAGCGCTCGCTGCAACGCCTGAATGCCACGCAGGACCGTGCCTACGGCAAGGCCGAGGCATTCGAAATGGGCAAGGCTGGTGTGTCGCTCAACGACGTGATGATCGACATGCAGAAGGCCAACATCTCGTTCCAGACCGCCGTGCAGGTGCGTAACCGCCTGACCGCCGCGTATCAGGAAATGATGAACATGCCCGTGTGA
- the fliF gene encoding flagellar basal-body MS-ring/collar protein FliF: MNATATLPNGTALLEKVKANPRLPMMLGGAALVAAIAVGVMWSRAPDYKVLYSNLSERDGGAVIQSLQQMNVPYKFAEGGGAVMVPADKVAETRLRLASQGLPKSGTTGMELMDNQKFGISQFAEQVNYQRGLEGELARSIESIGAVQSARVHLAIPKPTLFVRERQKPTASVVLQLYPGRAVDEGQVAAITHLVSSSVPELTPKSISIVDQQGNLLSGTNDRSLDASQLKYVQQVEQGYVKRVESILAPILGKDNIHAQVTADVDFSSVEHTDESYKPNQDPTKAAIRSQQTSESNSQGGTPVGGVPGALSNQPPAAAAAPVTTPQPPRQPGQPNPPAQANQPAQTTQTTQTAEKTGPSNSRRDSTTNYELDRVVRHVQQAAGGVKRLSVAVVVNYRTKVDAKGKPVTEALSAKELAQIENLTKEAMGFSADRGDSLNVVNSPFTSDIKTEPEVPVWKQPQMIDLAKTGVGYLLLALLAVFLWFKVARPVLRKYTAPPLPAPTETAAATEAVLLPPEEETNPEVLRLAAKYESDLALVRDAAQRDPRLVASVIKTWMANDEG, encoded by the coding sequence ATGAACGCGACCGCAACCCTGCCGAACGGCACGGCCCTGCTCGAAAAGGTCAAGGCCAACCCGCGCCTGCCCATGATGCTGGGCGGCGCCGCGCTGGTCGCCGCTATCGCCGTGGGTGTGATGTGGTCCCGCGCGCCGGACTACAAGGTGCTCTATTCCAATCTGTCGGAGCGTGACGGCGGTGCCGTGATCCAGTCGCTCCAGCAGATGAACGTGCCCTACAAGTTCGCCGAAGGTGGTGGTGCGGTCATGGTGCCGGCCGACAAGGTGGCCGAGACGCGCCTGCGCCTGGCCAGCCAGGGCCTGCCGAAAAGCGGCACGACCGGCATGGAACTGATGGACAACCAGAAGTTCGGCATCAGCCAGTTCGCCGAACAGGTCAACTATCAACGCGGGCTGGAAGGCGAACTGGCCCGTTCGATCGAATCGATCGGCGCGGTGCAGTCGGCCCGCGTGCACCTGGCGATTCCCAAGCCCACGCTGTTCGTACGTGAGCGCCAGAAGCCCACCGCCTCCGTGGTGCTGCAACTCTACCCGGGGCGCGCCGTCGATGAAGGCCAGGTGGCCGCGATCACGCACCTGGTGTCTTCCAGCGTGCCAGAACTGACGCCGAAGTCGATCTCGATCGTCGACCAGCAGGGCAACCTGCTGTCCGGCACCAACGATCGTTCGCTCGATGCCAGCCAGCTCAAGTACGTCCAACAGGTCGAGCAGGGCTACGTCAAGCGCGTGGAGTCGATCCTCGCGCCGATCCTCGGCAAGGACAACATCCACGCCCAGGTCACGGCCGATGTCGATTTCTCGTCGGTCGAACATACCGACGAAAGCTACAAGCCGAACCAGGACCCGACCAAGGCCGCGATCCGCAGCCAGCAGACCAGCGAATCGAACTCGCAGGGTGGCACGCCTGTAGGTGGCGTGCCCGGCGCGCTGTCGAACCAGCCGCCAGCCGCCGCCGCCGCGCCGGTCACCACGCCGCAACCGCCGCGCCAGCCCGGCCAGCCGAATCCGCCCGCACAGGCCAACCAGCCCGCGCAGACGACCCAGACGACCCAGACGGCCGAGAAGACCGGCCCGAGCAACAGCCGCCGCGACTCCACCACCAACTACGAACTCGACCGCGTGGTGCGCCACGTGCAGCAGGCAGCAGGCGGTGTGAAACGTCTGTCGGTGGCCGTGGTGGTGAACTACCGCACCAAGGTCGATGCCAAGGGCAAGCCGGTGACGGAAGCGCTGTCGGCCAAGGAACTGGCCCAGATCGAAAACCTGACCAAGGAAGCGATGGGCTTCTCCGCCGACCGCGGCGACTCGCTGAACGTGGTCAACAGCCCGTTCACGAGCGACATCAAGACGGAGCCGGAAGTGCCGGTGTGGAAGCAGCCGCAGATGATCGACCTGGCCAAGACCGGCGTCGGCTACCTGCTGCTGGCCCTGCTGGCCGTGTTCCTGTGGTTCAAGGTCGCGCGTCCGGTGCTGCGCAAGTACACCGCGCCGCCGTTGCCCGCGCCTACCGAGACGGCAGCCGCCACCGAAGCCGTTCTGCTGCCGCCGGAAGAAGAAACCAATCCGGAAGTGCTGCGCCTGGCCGCGAAATATGAAAGCGATCTCGCCCTGGTGCGCGACGCCGCGCAACGCGACCCGCGCCTGGTCGCCAGCGTAATCAAGACTTGGATGGCAAATGACGAAGGCTAA
- the fliG gene encoding flagellar motor switch protein FliG yields the protein MTKANKGVPEKGLQKSAILMMAVGEDAAAEVFKHLSPREVQQLGSAMANLSSVTREEMSEVLSEFRNETEQYLALDVDSSTFIKSVLNKALGEERALSVIEDILESRDPGGGIDSLNWMDSTSVAELIKDEHPQIIATILIHLDRQKSSEVLGFFTERLRNDVILRIATFGGVQPGALQELTDVLTKLLAGQSLKRSRMGGVRTAAEIINLMSTAHEEAVIDGVRTHDADLAQKIIDEMFLFENLLEIEDRGIQRVLKEVATESLIVALKGAPQELRDKFIRNMSTRAGEMLREDLEALGPVRVSQVEAEQKAILQVVRRLAEAGEIQIGGGDDAYV from the coding sequence ATGACGAAGGCTAACAAGGGAGTGCCCGAAAAGGGCCTGCAGAAGAGCGCCATCCTGATGATGGCCGTGGGCGAGGATGCAGCCGCCGAAGTCTTCAAGCACCTGTCGCCGCGCGAAGTGCAGCAACTCGGTTCGGCGATGGCCAACCTGTCATCGGTGACGCGCGAGGAAATGTCCGAGGTCCTGTCCGAGTTCCGCAACGAAACCGAGCAGTACCTGGCGCTGGACGTCGATTCGAGCACGTTCATCAAGAGCGTGCTGAACAAGGCGCTGGGCGAGGAGCGCGCGCTGTCCGTGATCGAGGACATCCTCGAATCGCGCGATCCGGGTGGCGGCATCGACTCGCTGAACTGGATGGATTCGACGTCGGTGGCGGAACTGATCAAGGATGAACACCCGCAGATCATCGCCACGATCCTGATCCACCTGGACCGCCAGAAGTCTTCGGAAGTGCTGGGCTTCTTCACCGAACGCCTGCGCAACGACGTGATCCTGCGTATCGCCACCTTCGGTGGCGTGCAGCCGGGCGCGCTGCAGGAACTGACCGACGTGCTGACCAAGCTGCTGGCCGGCCAGAGCCTGAAGCGCAGCCGCATGGGCGGCGTCCGCACGGCGGCCGAGATCATCAACCTGATGAGCACGGCGCACGAGGAAGCGGTCATCGACGGTGTGCGCACGCACGACGCCGACCTGGCGCAGAAGATCATCGACGAGATGTTCCTGTTCGAGAACCTGCTGGAAATCGAAGACCGGGGCATCCAGCGCGTGCTCAAGGAAGTGGCCACCGAATCGCTCATCGTCGCGCTCAAGGGCGCGCCGCAGGAGCTGCGCGACAAGTTCATCCGCAACATGTCGACGCGTGCCGGCGAGATGCTGCGCGAGGACCTCGAGGCGCTGGGACCGGTGCGCGTGTCGCAGGTCGAGGCCGAGCAGAAGGCCATCCTGCAGGTCGTGAGACGTCTGGCCGAGGCCGGCGAAATCCAGATTGGCGGAGGCGACGATGCCTACGTTTGA
- the fliH gene encoding flagellar assembly protein FliH, producing the protein MPTFDRGFSAGRGPGHGDPGFFGAPSTGTTGGLTNLHESDDGFQGFQPPARPRSRGESWQRWQMESLDPRDVLRKALAAQLPAEPPPPPAIDFEALDAMRDGARKEGYAQGYNQGQTQGYGDGHREGYARGLEAARNEAARMQQLAANFRDALGRVDNDISNALIGLALDVARQLVRKTVELDPAALLPAARELLTAEPPLSGAPCLLLNPEDIALVETHLSGELEAAGWTLRADPSIARGGCIASAASGEMDASLSTRWQRVVKALGRNDPWEPPHA; encoded by the coding sequence ATGCCTACGTTTGACCGCGGTTTTTCCGCTGGCCGTGGCCCGGGCCACGGCGATCCAGGGTTCTTCGGCGCGCCCTCCACGGGCACAACCGGCGGCCTGACCAACCTGCACGAGAGCGACGACGGCTTCCAGGGCTTCCAGCCCCCTGCCCGTCCACGCTCGCGCGGCGAAAGCTGGCAGCGTTGGCAAATGGAGTCGCTGGATCCACGCGATGTCCTGCGCAAGGCGCTGGCGGCGCAGTTGCCCGCCGAGCCCCCACCGCCCCCGGCGATCGATTTCGAAGCGCTGGACGCGATGCGCGACGGCGCCCGCAAGGAGGGCTACGCGCAGGGCTACAACCAGGGCCAGACGCAAGGTTATGGCGATGGCCACCGCGAAGGCTACGCACGCGGGCTCGAAGCGGCACGCAATGAAGCGGCCCGCATGCAGCAGCTTGCCGCCAACTTCCGCGACGCGCTTGGCCGCGTCGACAACGATATCTCCAACGCGCTGATCGGCCTGGCCCTGGACGTGGCCCGCCAGCTCGTGCGCAAGACCGTCGAGCTCGATCCGGCCGCATTGCTGCCGGCTGCGCGGGAACTGCTGACCGCCGAGCCGCCGCTCTCCGGCGCGCCTTGCCTGCTGCTGAACCCGGAAGACATCGCGCTGGTGGAAACACACCTGAGCGGCGAACTCGAAGCCGCCGGCTGGACACTGCGGGCCGACCCGTCGATCGCGCGCGGTGGCTGCATCGCCAGCGCCGCAAGCGGCGAGATGGACGCCAGCCTGTCCACGCGCTGGCAGCGCGTGGTCAAGGCGCTGGGCCGCAACGATCCGTGGGAGCCGCCCCATGCATGA
- the fliI gene encoding flagellar protein export ATPase FliI: MHDEPAQATAPDAPAAHVGRWRDALAAASAGVSDIDSKRTCGRLTRAAGLVLEAVGLRLPVGSDCLIELPTGQHSHGGPRTAEAEVVGFGADRLYLMPQSDVAGLVPGARVYPLEPSPLPNGIIGAGAPREQGSKRLPVGDGLLGRVLDAAGRPLDGLGPITAASEVPLAGTQINPLTRAPIETVLDTGVRAINGMLTVGRGQRMGLFAGSGVGKSVLLGMMARYTNADVIVVGLIGERGREVKEFIENILGEEGRKRSVVVAAPADTSPLLRMQGAAYATRLAEYFRDKGQHVLLIMDSLTRYAMAQREIALAIGEPPATKGYPPSVFAKLPTLVERTGNGPEGGGSITAFYTVLTEGDDQQDPIADSARAILDGHIVLSRSLAEAGHYPAIDVEASISRAMTALIDAPQFASVRRFKQLMSRYQRNRDLISVGAYVPGSDPELDLAIRMYPRMEAFLQQDIHERAGYDASIAQLHDLFERTHHG, translated from the coding sequence ATGCATGACGAGCCAGCGCAGGCCACCGCGCCGGACGCCCCCGCCGCGCACGTCGGCCGCTGGCGCGACGCACTGGCAGCCGCATCGGCCGGCGTCAGCGACATTGACAGCAAGCGCACCTGTGGCCGCCTGACGCGTGCCGCGGGACTCGTGCTGGAAGCCGTGGGGCTGCGTCTGCCCGTGGGGAGCGACTGCCTGATCGAACTGCCCACCGGACAGCATTCGCATGGCGGCCCACGCACGGCAGAAGCCGAAGTGGTCGGCTTTGGCGCGGACCGTCTTTACCTGATGCCGCAATCGGACGTGGCCGGCCTGGTACCGGGCGCGCGCGTCTATCCGCTGGAGCCGTCGCCGCTGCCCAACGGCATCATCGGCGCCGGCGCGCCGCGCGAGCAGGGATCGAAGCGGCTGCCGGTTGGCGATGGCCTGCTCGGCCGTGTGCTCGATGCAGCCGGACGGCCGCTCGATGGCCTCGGCCCAATTACCGCCGCCAGCGAAGTTCCGCTGGCCGGCACGCAGATCAACCCGCTGACACGCGCGCCGATCGAAACCGTGCTCGACACCGGCGTGCGCGCGATCAATGGCATGTTGACCGTCGGTCGCGGCCAACGGATGGGCCTGTTCGCCGGTTCCGGCGTGGGCAAGAGCGTGCTGCTGGGCATGATGGCACGCTACACCAATGCGGACGTGATCGTGGTCGGCCTGATCGGCGAACGCGGCCGCGAGGTGAAGGAATTCATCGAGAACATCCTCGGCGAGGAAGGCCGCAAGCGTTCGGTGGTGGTGGCCGCGCCGGCCGACACCTCGCCGCTACTGCGCATGCAGGGCGCTGCCTATGCGACGCGCCTGGCCGAGTATTTCCGCGACAAAGGCCAGCACGTGCTGCTTATCATGGACTCGCTGACCCGTTACGCGATGGCGCAGCGCGAGATCGCGCTGGCCATCGGCGAGCCGCCCGCCACCAAAGGCTACCCGCCCTCGGTGTTCGCCAAGTTGCCGACGCTGGTGGAACGCACCGGCAACGGCCCCGAAGGCGGCGGCTCGATTACCGCGTTCTATACGGTGCTGACCGAGGGCGACGACCAGCAGGATCCGATCGCCGACTCCGCCCGCGCCATTCTGGACGGCCATATCGTGCTATCCCGCAGCCTTGCCGAAGCCGGCCACTATCCGGCCATCGACGTGGAAGCTTCGATCAGCCGCGCCATGACTGCGCTGATCGACGCGCCGCAGTTTGCCTCCGTGCGGCGTTTCAAGCAGTTGATGTCGCGCTACCAGCGCAACCGCGACCTGATCAGTGTCGGGGCCTACGTGCCCGGCAGCGATCCGGAGCTCGATCTCGCGATTCGCATGTATCCGCGCATGGAGGCCTTCCTGCAGCAGGACATTCACGAACGCGCCGGCTACGACGCCTCGATCGCCCAGTTGCACGATCTCTTCGAGAGGACGCATCATGGTTAA
- the fliJ gene encoding flagellar export protein FliJ — protein MVKHNPLNTLADLAQDDTDKAARELGRLQGLRTQAEQQLNALTQYRQEYRIRMQAIAAEGMSSSRWHDFSRFLDSLDHAIRQQTNALAKAEADLLAGRANWQQQKRRQNSFDTLITRAETREQQVSARREQRANDEYAARIARQPAAGRT, from the coding sequence ATGGTTAAGCACAATCCGCTGAATACTCTGGCCGATCTGGCCCAGGACGACACGGACAAGGCCGCGCGCGAACTGGGCCGTCTGCAGGGGCTGCGCACCCAGGCCGAGCAACAGCTCAACGCGCTGACACAGTACCGGCAGGAGTACCGGATCCGGATGCAAGCGATCGCCGCCGAAGGCATGTCGTCGAGCCGCTGGCACGACTTCTCTCGCTTCCTCGATTCGCTTGACCACGCCATCCGTCAGCAGACCAATGCGCTGGCCAAGGCCGAGGCCGACCTGCTGGCCGGACGCGCAAACTGGCAGCAGCAGAAGCGCCGCCAGAACTCGTTCGATACGTTGATCACGCGGGCGGAAACACGCGAGCAGCAAGTCTCCGCCCGGCGCGAGCAGCGCGCCAACGACGAATACGCGGCCCGCATCGCCCGCCAGCCGGCGGCCGGCCGAACCTGA
- a CDS encoding flagellar hook-length control protein FliK, translating to MIDISQLIGNTANAALKTLTQSNAASTAAADAKAFQDALSRARDSAPQSAQPVASKPRDSSQTSAPKEDASQNTRQQTTQASTSGASSTPQQKDNGKTNATTGKKDDSTQASDDGSTPSSDAQAAAAALAAAMLAQQAAPATTALTGGAAADAAANGAGLAGANGLPLAAQTAATTTATQANPATDAATLLAQAADAQSATTTAGTAAKGTTPSPADTLATIAQQRAAAQNSTPTAADKIAAALNNPAQTGTQTGAQDARGQNAGQQQTGLGHGAQPTLQADTTQASQTPIATPYAMAQASARTGEGTDTGATNPSSAAMLASALSAQSQTNAAQATAAAAAARPAVAPNLGDSQWAQALGQQMVRLSTQGSQTAELDLNPPNLGPLKVVLNVVNDQAQAQFVSPHQAVRAAVEAALPHLRTSMAEAGIQLGQTSVGSDGFAQAGNGGQQQQRQPGSGSAFAQAAGLTQDAPVQATAAAPRAPRVLARGEVDTFA from the coding sequence ATGATCGATATCAGCCAGCTTATCGGTAACACCGCCAACGCCGCCCTCAAGACCCTGACGCAGTCCAACGCCGCCAGCACCGCCGCCGCGGACGCCAAGGCATTCCAGGACGCGCTTTCGCGCGCGCGTGATAGCGCCCCGCAGAGCGCGCAACCGGTCGCCAGCAAGCCCAGGGACTCAAGCCAGACCAGCGCGCCGAAGGAAGACGCATCGCAAAACACGCGGCAGCAGACTACGCAGGCCAGTACGTCGGGCGCTTCCAGCACACCGCAGCAGAAAGACAACGGCAAGACCAACGCCACGACCGGCAAGAAAGACGACAGCACGCAAGCCAGCGACGATGGCTCGACACCCTCGAGCGACGCGCAGGCTGCCGCAGCAGCCCTGGCCGCCGCGATGCTGGCACAGCAGGCCGCGCCCGCCACGACGGCACTGACCGGTGGCGCGGCCGCTGATGCAGCCGCCAATGGTGCCGGATTGGCCGGAGCCAACGGCCTCCCGCTCGCCGCTCAGACGGCCGCCACCACGACCGCTACGCAAGCAAACCCGGCGACCGACGCCGCCACGCTGCTGGCTCAGGCCGCCGACGCGCAATCGGCCACGACTACCGCGGGCACTGCCGCCAAGGGGACCACGCCAAGCCCGGCGGACACGCTGGCCACGATCGCCCAGCAGCGCGCGGCTGCGCAGAACAGCACGCCGACCGCCGCTGACAAGATCGCCGCCGCGCTCAACAACCCGGCACAGACGGGCACACAGACGGGCGCGCAGGACGCACGCGGCCAGAACGCTGGCCAGCAACAGACCGGCCTCGGCCACGGCGCGCAACCGACCTTGCAAGCCGACACGACGCAAGCCAGCCAGACGCCCATCGCCACGCCATATGCCATGGCACAGGCCAGCGCACGCACGGGTGAAGGCACCGACACCGGCGCCACGAATCCGAGCAGCGCTGCCATGCTGGCATCGGCCCTGTCCGCGCAATCCCAGACGAACGCCGCACAGGCCACAGCCGCCGCAGCAGCGGCACGCCCGGCAGTCGCACCGAATCTCGGCGACAGCCAGTGGGCTCAGGCACTGGGCCAGCAGATGGTGCGACTCTCCACGCAAGGCAGCCAGACCGCCGAACTCGACCTGAACCCGCCGAACCTCGGCCCGCTCAAGGTCGTGCTCAATGTGGTCAACGATCAGGCCCAGGCCCAGTTCGTCTCTCCGCACCAGGCCGTGCGCGCCGCGGTGGAAGCCGCGCTGCCGCACCTGCGCACGTCGATGGCCGAAGCCGGTATCCAGCTTGGCCAAACGTCTGTCGGCAGCGATGGTTTCGCCCAGGCTGGCAACGGCGGCCAGCAGCAACAACGCCAACCGGGCAGCGGCAGCGCATTCGCGCAGGCCGCCGGGCTGACGCAGGATGCGCCAGTCCAGGCAACGGCGGCAGCGCCTCGCGCACCGCGCGTGCTGGCGCGTGGGGAAGTCGATACGTTTGCCTGA
- a CDS encoding alpha/beta fold hydrolase has product MLKVRPLLLAAIALSVPLAQAAHAAQTADSGPAYGPQLEGFDYPYPVQQYRFSSQGQPLEMAYIDVKPEKPNGRAVVLLHGKNFCAATWQESIQQLTAAGYRVIAPDQIGFCKSTKPPHYQYSFQQLARNTHDLLASIGVHDVTVIGHSTGGMLAMRYALMYPKETAQLVLVNPIGLEDWKAKGVPSLSVDQWYARELNVTADRIRNYEKSTYYVNQWKPEYEPWVQMLAGMNRGPGKQIVAWNSALLYDMIYTQPVVYEMSAIQAPTLLMIGDRDTTAIAKDAAPPDVQAKLGHYPELAKATARAIPNTTLVEFPDMGHAPQMQDPQAFHKALLEGLAKVGGK; this is encoded by the coding sequence ATGCTCAAAGTCCGTCCGCTGCTGCTCGCAGCCATCGCCCTCTCCGTCCCACTCGCCCAAGCTGCCCACGCTGCCCAGACCGCCGATAGCGGCCCGGCCTACGGTCCCCAACTCGAGGGATTCGATTACCCCTATCCGGTTCAGCAATATCGCTTCAGTTCGCAAGGGCAGCCGCTCGAGATGGCCTACATAGACGTCAAGCCGGAGAAGCCGAACGGCCGCGCCGTGGTACTGCTGCATGGCAAGAATTTTTGCGCTGCCACGTGGCAGGAGAGCATCCAGCAGCTCACCGCCGCCGGCTACCGCGTGATTGCCCCCGATCAGATCGGCTTCTGCAAATCGACCAAACCGCCGCATTACCAGTATTCGTTCCAGCAACTCGCGCGCAATACCCACGATCTGCTGGCCTCGATCGGCGTGCACGACGTCACCGTAATCGGCCATTCCACGGGCGGCATGCTGGCGATGCGCTATGCATTGATGTATCCGAAGGAAACCGCGCAACTGGTGCTGGTCAACCCGATCGGCCTGGAAGACTGGAAGGCCAAGGGCGTGCCGTCGCTGTCGGTGGACCAGTGGTACGCGCGCGAACTCAACGTGACAGCCGACCGGATTCGCAATTACGAGAAATCGACGTACTACGTGAACCAGTGGAAGCCCGAGTACGAGCCCTGGGTGCAGATGCTGGCCGGCATGAACCGCGGCCCGGGCAAGCAGATCGTTGCGTGGAACTCGGCACTGCTCTACGACATGATCTATACGCAACCCGTGGTCTATGAGATGAGCGCGATCCAGGCCCCGACCCTGCTGATGATCGGAGACCGGGACACCACCGCCATCGCCAAGGACGCCGCGCCGCCAGACGTGCAGGCGAAGCTCGGCCACTACCCCGAACTTGCGAAAGCGACGGCCAGGGCGATTCCGAACACGACACTGGTCGAATTCCCCGACATGGGCCACGCGCCACAGATGCAGGATCCGCAGGCGTTCCACAAGGCATTGCTGGAGGGGTTGGCGAAGGTGGGTGGCAAGTAG
- the alkB gene encoding DNA oxidative demethylase AlkB codes for MTFDLFDALPADSNAPPAVETLAPGAVVLHGFARDAGPELLAAVQTISAEAPFRHLITPGGLRMSVAMTNCGERGWVSDRTGYRYDAVDPESGRPWPAMPAVFRSLAEHAAEAAGYPGFAPDACLINRYLPGTRLSLHQDRDELDLRAPIVSVSMGLPAVFLWGGLRRADRPGRFRLAHGDVVVWGGPSRLVFHGIAPLADGDHALTGSERINLTFRKTR; via the coding sequence ATGACCTTCGACCTCTTCGACGCCCTTCCCGCCGATTCCAACGCCCCGCCTGCCGTGGAGACGCTTGCGCCGGGCGCCGTGGTGTTGCATGGATTCGCGCGGGATGCGGGGCCGGAACTGCTCGCCGCCGTGCAGACGATCAGTGCCGAGGCGCCGTTCCGCCATCTGATCACGCCGGGCGGCCTGCGCATGTCGGTGGCCATGACCAATTGCGGCGAGCGTGGCTGGGTGTCCGATCGCACCGGGTATCGCTACGATGCGGTCGATCCGGAGTCAGGACGGCCGTGGCCGGCCATGCCTGCCGTGTTCCGGTCGTTGGCCGAACACGCGGCGGAAGCGGCTGGCTATCCCGGTTTTGCACCCGATGCCTGCCTGATCAACCGCTATCTGCCGGGCACGCGCCTGTCGCTGCATCAGGATCGCGACGAACTCGATCTGCGCGCACCGATCGTTTCTGTCTCAATGGGCCTGCCGGCCGTCTTCCTCTGGGGTGGATTGCGTCGCGCCGACCGGCCGGGCCGATTCCGGCTCGCGCATGGTGACGTGGTGGTCTGGGGTGGACCATCCAGGCTGGTCTTCCACGGCATCGCCCCGCTGGCCGACGGCGATCATGCGTTGACCGGAAGCGAGCGAATCAACCTGACGTTTCGCAAGACCCGCTAA
- a CDS encoding SLC13 family permease gives MSTSPGHTGQPDNTAPLQETPSPKPAPLGGRPADSIRAALLIAACISVVWIAGQWLQAPPALIWAGALVLSTVCCWAVGALPEPTATLLFFLAAVVFHIAPPKVVFSGFTSTAWWLMFGGAVTGVALRNTGLALRLADIIFHKRVGTYPQVITTVALSAVGLAFLMPSTTGRVLLLMPIVLALADRLGFAPGSNGRIGMVLTVAAASYMPPTSILPANIPNSVLLGAASSLYGINLSYGSYLLLHFPVLGVLKTVVLIWVICRMFPDSGPIAPQAASVRTQMGPQERALAIILALAVAGFATDAWHGVSPAWISLAACIICLLPGIGLVSPKAMTEQVHLVPLIYVAGFLGLGAVVESTGLGSAISAGLLHWLPMTPGHTAANVGTIGAMGAVIGMLSTLPALPAVLTPLAADLAKATGLPLESVLMLQVPVFSTVFFPYQSPPIMIAMQLGGVGLRHGTRLCLTMAAITIVALLPLDYLWWRLLGYLP, from the coding sequence ATGTCAACCTCTCCCGGCCATACCGGCCAGCCCGACAACACCGCGCCATTGCAGGAAACCCCATCACCCAAACCTGCGCCGCTCGGCGGCCGGCCCGCCGATTCGATCCGCGCGGCATTGCTGATCGCCGCGTGCATCAGCGTGGTATGGATCGCAGGGCAGTGGCTGCAGGCGCCGCCTGCGCTGATCTGGGCCGGCGCGCTGGTGTTGTCGACGGTGTGCTGCTGGGCAGTCGGGGCGCTACCTGAGCCCACCGCCACACTGCTCTTCTTCCTTGCCGCGGTGGTGTTCCATATTGCCCCGCCAAAGGTGGTGTTCTCGGGGTTCACATCCACCGCGTGGTGGCTGATGTTTGGTGGCGCCGTCACCGGCGTGGCGTTGCGCAACACGGGACTGGCGCTGCGGCTGGCCGACATCATCTTCCACAAGCGCGTTGGCACCTATCCGCAGGTGATCACCACGGTGGCGCTCAGCGCGGTGGGCCTGGCCTTCCTGATGCCCTCCACCACGGGCCGCGTGCTGCTGCTGATGCCGATCGTGCTGGCGCTGGCCGACCGCCTTGGCTTCGCGCCCGGCTCCAACGGCCGCATCGGCATGGTGCTGACCGTGGCGGCCGCGAGCTACATGCCGCCTACGTCGATCCTGCCCGCCAATATTCCGAACAGCGTGCTCTTGGGCGCTGCCAGTTCGCTCTATGGCATCAACCTGAGCTACGGCAGCTATCTGCTGCTGCACTTCCCGGTGCTCGGCGTGCTGAAGACCGTGGTGCTGATCTGGGTAATCTGCCGCATGTTCCCGGACAGCGGGCCGATCGCGCCGCAAGCCGCCAGCGTCCGCACGCAGATGGGGCCGCAGGAGCGCGCGCTGGCGATCATCCTGGCGCTGGCCGTGGCGGGCTTTGCCACGGATGCCTGGCATGGCGTATCGCCCGCGTGGATCTCGCTGGCTGCGTGCATCATCTGCCTGCTGCCGGGCATCGGGCTGGTATCACCCAAGGCCATGACCGAGCAGGTCCACCTGGTACCGCTGATCTACGTGGCTGGCTTCCTGGGGCTGGGCGCGGTGGTCGAATCGACGGGCCTGGGCAGCGCGATCAGCGCGGGGCTGCTGCACTGGCTGCCGATGACGCCCGGCCACACCGCGGCGAATGTCGGCACGATTGGCGCGATGGGCGCGGTCATCGGCATGTTGTCCACGCTGCCGGCCCTGCCGGCCGTGCTGACGCCACTTGCCGCCGATCTGGCGAAGGCCACCGGATTGCCGCTTGAATCCGTGCTGATGCTGCAGGTGCCGGTGTTCTCCACCGTATTCTTCCCGTACCAGTCACCGCCGATCATGATCGCGATGCAACTGGGCGGCGTGGGCCTGCGGCACGGCACGCGCCTGTGCCTGACCATGGCGGCCATCACGATCGTGGCGCTGCTGCCGCTGGACTATCTCTGGTGGCGCCTGCTGGGCTACCTGCCCTGA